TTGATCCTTCTACATATTCTGAGAAAAATAATTCATTTGCACTAGATGTTCCTCCATCTGTTGTTGTTGCATCTACACCAGTACTTAAAGAAGATGAATTTCCTACTACATCTTTTGCTAAAACTTGAACATTATATGTAGTTGAAGCAATTAATCCATTTGCAGTGTATTCTGTATTCATTGAAGTTCCATTTAGAGTTCCATCCAAATAGATTTCATATTCTGAAACACCAGTATTATCTGTAGAAGCAGACCAAGAAACTTTAAATGTTGTATCTGTTTGATTACTTATGACAACATTAGATGGAGTAGTAGGCGCTTCTGTATCTTCTAATGTTTTTGGAGTAATCGGAGCAGTTTGAGCAGATTGATTTCCTACCGCGTCTTTTGCTAAAACAGTAATGGTATATGTAGTGTTAGAAGTTAAATTATTTAAAGTATAATTTGTACTTGTTACATTAGTTGCTAAACTTCCATCAACAAAAATATCATAACTAGTAACATTTACATTGTCTGTTGAAGCAGTCCAAGAAATATCAATAGAAGAAGTTGTTATATTATTTCCCATTAAATTTGTTGGAACTGTTGGTGCTTCTGTATCTGAACTAGAATAAATTCCCCAAATATCTTCAGCATTTGGTCCTCCCCAAATTCTTGTAGCTAATCTTGGGTTATCTATAAAAGGATTTCTATTTCCTTGGGCATAAGTGTTTGAAGTATTTTCGTGAAAAGTATTTCTTTGCTTTTCTACATCAGAAACAGGATCTTCTGCGTTCCATTGTAAAAACAAATCGATCATGTCGTCTGGAGTTCCTGAAGAGTTACCAACTCCAACTTGTGTAGGTTTACATTGATCACCATATCTAAGATACATATACATAATTATTCTGGCTACATCTCCTTTCCATTCATCACCAGGATACCAACCATTTGTAACAGCTCCTGAATTACCTGAACCTGTTGCAAATCTTTTATTTCCTCTTGAAGAATTCACTTGAGTATCAGATGGTCTTAAATTATGCGCATCTGCATAAGGTGGACCATTAGTTCCTGAAGCATCTAAATCAGGATTTCCTAAAGAATTTGCAAATACATGTTCTCGATTCCATTCACCATTACTACCTCCGTTATTGTTAATACCTCTTGTTCTAGAAGTTGTACCAGAAGCACTGTAACCATAAATAAGTAGAACTTCACTACTATTAAGCGGATTTACATCTGTAGCTCTAGAAGCTTCCCATATTCCAGGAGTGTAATCTAATGCATTAGTATGTGTATTGATTATTTTTACAGCTAGAGCATCTCTTAAAGATGTTCCTGTTAAATTAAGATCAACATCGTTGTAATAACTTTGCTGTGCTATAAGATTGCTTGTTATTGCTATGCATAACAAAAGAAAAATTCTAAAAGGTAATTTTTTTACCATAAATAGTTATTTATTTTGAATTTAATTTTTTCGGGGTATTCGATCCCTTTCTATTTTTCCTTTTTTAATAGCTTTATAATTTTCATAACAATTTAAAACGGCTTCAATTAATTGTAAGTCGCTGGCTTTTTTTATAAAATATTCTGAATAATCACAATCATCTAATAATTTAGTTAATTGTTGTTTATCCATTTCTAAATATTCCATCATTACTTCTCTATCAAATTTACCAGCTAACATTTTACGTAAATCATCTTCTTTCTTAAGTTTTTGAAGTTTTTTTAGCTGTTTTGGTTTCTTTCCAAATAAATTATAGACGAGATCAACAGGGTTGAGTAGTTTAGCAATAGGAGAGGAGATCTTTTGTGGTCTACCAACTTCATACGTTTGTGGAAGTCCATTTAAATGTATCCTTGTAAATTTATCTTTAGGTACTTGTTTTATATCGACTTCTAAAACTCCTATCAGTTTTGTTGATTTTATGATAATTTCTTTTACTTCTTCTGGCTTTTCATTTAATGCTATTTCTAACTCGTTACCTTTAAGAAGATCATTTGTTACTTTTAGTTTAATTGATTCAAAACCTAAAAAAGATACTAATACGGTATCGTTAGCTTTTGCAGTTATTTCAAAAAGCCCTTCTTCATTGGTAATTGTACCGATTACAGTATTTAAATTAAGGATATGAGATGCACTTAAAGGTTTCTTTGTATCGGCATGAACTACTTGACCTTTTAATTTTTTTTCTTGTGCATCTATGTTTGATACAATAAGAATAAGTACTACGAAAAATATTTTTTTTAGCATAATGCAATAATACGGAATATTTATGTTGCTATTAGTCAATTATACGTTAAAGAACTTTCAAAAAGTATTCCATAAAAAAACGTTTCTTTAATAAAGAAACGTTTGAATGTGCGCATAAGAAGATTCGAACTTCCACATTCATAAGAATACTGCCCCCTCAAGGCAGCGCGTCTACCAATTCCGCCATATGCGCATAAACAAAAAAAGTTAAGCTAGAAGCTTAACTTTGGTGACCGGGCTGGGGCTCGAACCCAGGACCCTCTCCTTAAAAGGGAGATGCTCTACCAACTGAGCTACCCGGTCTTAAACTCTTCTTCCGAAAAGCGAGTGCAAATATACACACGTTTTTTAAAACTTGAAAGTATTTTTTATGTTTTTTTTTTAATCTTTGTAAAAGAAAAATTTATTTACATGAAAATTATACTTTTAGGTTACATGGGAAGTGGTAAGTCTACTATAGGAAAATCAATTTCTGAACATGAAAATTTACCTTTTATTGATTTAGACCATTACATAGAAAGTAAATTGAATAAATCAATTTCTGAAATTTTCGATCTAGAAGGAGAAATATTTTTTAGACTAAAAGAGCACGAGTATTTAAAAGAACTTTTAAATAGAGAAGATGACTTTATTCTTTCTTTAGGAGGAGGAACTCCATGTTATGCAGGCAATATGGATGTAATAAACAGTATGGGTGTAAATTCTATTTATTTAAGAACATCAATTCAAACAATTGTAGGAAGACTAAAGGATGAAAAAGAATCTAGACCTTTAGTAGCCAAATTAAATGATGAAGAATTGCATGAGTTTATTGCTAAGCATTTATTTGAACGTAGTTTTTTCTACGAACAAGCTTTACATAAAGTAAATACAAGTGACAAAAATGTAGATGAGATTATATCAGATATTAAAGCTATTCTAAAAAAGCAATAATATCATTATTGTTAAACTCAACGACCACGTGTTCTTTTATAGAAGTTGATAATGAAATACCCTTGAAATCGGCTTTTATAGGGTATTTTTTATGATTTCTATTTACTAATACTGCTGTTTTAAACTTCTTTAAAGGAACACCTAAAAAGTGTTTTACTGCGTAAATTAAGGTGGTTCCAGAGTGTAACACGTCATCTACTAAAACTAATGATTTATTAGTATATTCATTAACAGAAATATCTGTGGTAATTTCTTCTAAAGGATTTTTCTTGTTAATGTTTACCTTGCAAAGAGTGATACTTAAATCAGAAATTACTTTAAGTTCTTCAACAATTTTTTCTGCTAACAAATAACCATTATTTGCTATTCCAGCTATAACCACTTCATTTTCTGAATGATTCACTTCATAGATTTGATAGGCAATTCTTTTAATCTTTTGGTGAATCTGTGTATTATTTAAAATGATGTTATTTGTTTCAGTCATACTGCAAATTTATGAATCTTCTTCATTAGTATCATAATAATCTTCAATATCTCTTCTGTCTTTTTTAGTAGGTCTTCCAGTACCTTTTTTTCTATAATAGTCTTTTGCGTATTTTAATAATTCTGTCTTTTCAAACTCTTCCTTAGGAGTTATATCTTTTCGATATAAGTCTACTAATTTGGCTCCAACTCTGTTTGGTGGAATGTCTAAAACAATTATTTTGTAATTGATTTGATTTTTTCGAACTGTTATAGTTTCACCACCAAAGATGTCTCTTGAAGGTTTACAAATCTTATCGTCTATTTTTACTTGTCCTTTTTTACAAGCATTTGTGGCTATATTTCTTGTTTTAAACATTCTAATACACCATAAATATTTATCGATCCTCATTCAAAAAGTTAATTTTTTGTTGACTTCTTTTTACAAAGGTATAAAAATGGTAAATTGCAAGCCTAAATAAAAATAAATGATGAAAATAAAACATATACTATTAATTGGTATTATTTCAATTTTAGTGTATTCGTGTGGTGATAATGATCCTGTGAGTACAATTGATCCTAACTTTGATCATGCAGCACAATCTACTATCGATAACGATTCTTTGGTTAAATTTTTTCAAAATCATTATTATGATTTAGATACAGATTTAGTGAAACCTATGGAAGATGGTAAAACGCCGTTATCACAAGATCCAAATTTAATTACACAAGATGTTGTTGAGACTATTAATGGTAATGATATTGATTTTAAGCTTTATGCTTATGTTAGAGATGAAGGAACTTCTTCAAAAGGAAATCCAACAGTAGTTGATTCTGTTTTAGTTAATTATTCAGGAAGAAAAATTTTAGATTCAGAAAGAATTAGTCCAGTACAATTTGATATAAATACAAATTTATGGTTTGTATTAGGGTCGAGTGTAATTCGTGGTTGGACTTTCGGTATGACGAATTTTAAAGGAGGAGTTAATGCTACTATGCCTAACGGACCTATAACATATTCAGGTACTGGTAAAGGTGTTTTATTTATTCCTTCTGGTTTGGCTTATAGAAATGAAGGACAGCCAAGTGGTGGAATTTTACCTAATGATATATTAATGTTTTATGTAGAGATGAATGATATTGTTGCTGATACTGATATTGACAATGATGGTATTCCTTCAATTTTAGAAGATTTAGATGGAGACGGTAGACCTTGGAATGATGATACTGATGGTAATGGTGTACCGAATTTCTTAGATCCAGATGATGATGGAGATCTTGTTTTAACAAGAAATGAAGATACTATGATAGAAGATGGTAATCCATTAAATGATTTTAGTGATACAGACAATCCGAGTTTACCAGATTATTTGAATCCTGATATAAGAAAATCTAAGGATAATTAAATTTCAAAAAAAAAAATTAAAAAAGGACAACGAATTTCGTTGTCCTTTTTTAATTTTTGAAAAGATTCTTTTAAAATCTATATGAAAGTCCAATAATAATTTGATTCACTCTAGTATCGAAATTTGCTGTAGCATTAGATCCTCCAACATTAGAAATTAATTCAGACTCTACATCAGAAAAAGCTCTTTCCCAACGTAAATCTAAACCAACTTTTCCTATTTCAATTCCACCTCCTAATTGTAAACCTACAGTAAAACCATCAGCTTTTATATTAGAAACGGCATCGAAATCTAAATCACCATCAATAATATATTGAAATGATGGTCCAATATTAGCATAAGCTATTTTAAAGAATTTTTTCCCTAATAATACAGGAATATCTATTTTCTGAAAATCATAATTAGCTTTTGTAGTAGCTGGAGTTGTATTTAACTCTACTTCACTTTTTAAAGAAGTATATACCAATTCTGGTCTAATATACCAGCCAGTCATTGGTAATTTAAAACGTAGCCAAATCCCTGCATGAAATCCTGTTCTACTTTCTGCATTTCCATTAATGATATCATCTGATACATCTTTAAATGAATCTGAGTTGTAGTTTATACCTCCTTTAATACCAAAACCTATTTGCGCTTCAGAAAATTGTACAGCTGCAAATAATAAGCATAATGTAAAAATAAGTTTCTTCATAATTTTACTTTTAGAATTATTGTATATAAAAAAAACGAGTTATTAACTCGTTTATTTTCTCTTTATTACTTTCTTAACAGCTGCTATTACAGCCTCATCGTTAATTTTGTATTTTTTCATTAGTTGATCTGGTGTTCCAGACTCTCCAAAACTATCATCTACAGCAACAAATTCTTGTGGAGTAGGAGCGTTCTGAGCTAAACAACGTGCTACACTTTCACCTAATCCTCCTAATTTGTTATGTTCTTCTGCAGTAACAACACATTTTGTTTTTGCTACAGATGCTAAAATAGCTTCTTCATCTAAAGGTTTTATCGTATGAATATTAATAACTTCAGCAGAAATTCCTTCTTTTTCTAATGCTTCAGCAGCTAATAAAGATTCCCAAACTAAATGACCTGTAGCAACTATAGTTACATCTGTACCTTCAGTTAATTTGATAGCTTTTCCAATTTTAAATTCACCTTTTGGCATAAATACTGGAACTTTTGGTCTACCGAAACGTAAATATACTGGTCCATCATGCTCAGCAATAGCGATTGTAGCTTCTTTAGTTTGGTTATAATCACATGTATTAATCACAGTCATACCGGGTAACATTTTCATTAACCCAATATCTTCTAAAATTTGGTGTGTAGCTCCATCTTCACCTAAAGTTAAACCTGCGTGAGAAGCACATATTTTAACATTTTTGTGTGAATACGCTATAGATTGACGAATTTGATCGTAAACTCTACCTGTAGAGAAGTTAGCAAATGTTCCAGTAAAAGGAATTTTACCACCAATAGTAAGTCCAGCTGCTATTCCCATCATGTTTGCTTCTGCAATACCTACTTGAAAAAAGCGATCTGGATGATTTTTTTCAAATTCATTCATTTTTAATGAACCTGTTAAATCAGCACATAAGGCTACTACATTAGGATTTGTTTTTCCTAATTCAGTTAAACCGTCACCAAAACCAGAACGTGTGTCTTTTTTTTCTGTAAATGTGTATTTTTTCATTGTCGTGTTGTAAATTCTGCCCAAAAATAAACTTTTAGCTTATAAGAAGGTTATAAATTTTCTAATTCTTTATATAATTTATGAACAGGAAGTCCCATTACATTAAAATAACTTCCTTCTATTTTATGAATTCCTATTTTGCCTATCCAATCTTGTATTCCATAAGCTCCAGCTTTATCAAAAGGCTCGTAGTTCTTTATGTAATAATGAATCTCTTCATTTGTAAGCTTCCTAAAGTTAACTAAAGCAATATCATGAAATATTTTTTGAAAATTTTTTCCTTTGATACTTACAGAGGTAATTACTTTATGACCTGTATTGGATAAGCTCTGTAGCATACGAAAAGCATCGTCATAATCTTTAGGTTTGCCAAGTGCTTTATCGTTTAACCAAACAATAGTATCAGAAGTGATTAATATATCATTATCCTTTAATTCATTATCAAAAGCTTTTGATTTTAAATCAGCTAAAAAATCAGTAATTTCAGCTTCCTTTAAATGATCAGGAAATATTTCTTCAACTTCTTTTAAACGAATCTCAAACTCTAAATCTAAATCTAGAAAAAATTGTTGACGTCTTGGTGAACCAGAAGCAAGAATGATATTGTATTTAGCTAGTTTCTCTTTAAGCATGATTAGTAATTCTTTTTCAAACGAGCTAGATCTCTTTTATTGTCACGATCTTTAATTGTGTTTCGTTTGTCATGAGTTTTTTTACCTTTAGCTAAAGCAATATCGAGTTTAGCCCAACCGTTTTCATTAATAAATAAACGTAAAGGAACTATTGTATTTCCTTTGGCTTCAACTTCACGAGCTAATTTTTTCAGTTCTTGTTTATTTAATAAAAGTCTACGTTCACTTTTAGGGTTATGATTGTAGTGGTGACCAAAAGCATATTCTTCAATATACATGTTTATTACAAACAATTCACCTCGTTCATTAAATTCACAAAAGCTTTCTGTGATTCTAGCTTTACTTTGTCGAATAGATTTTATTTCTGTACCCGTTAATTGGATACCAGCAGTATATTTATCTATAATCTCGTATTCAAAACGAGCTTTTTTATTCTGTATGTTTATTTTTTTCTGCATAATTCCTCAGCAATAGGCTACAAAACTAAATAATATTATTTAGCAGTAAGCATAGAAATATTATAATTAATTCCAAAGTTAGCAAAAGTACTACTTAACTCTCCGCCTCGTGCTTTTACATAACCAATTCCGCCTCTCAAACTCAAGTTTTCTAATAATTTTACGTCTACACCAAAACTTGGTTTTACAATTAAACCTTGTCCAGTGCTTATTCCGCCACCTCCTGCAGCTCCACCTAATAGTTGACCATAAACACTAACTTTGTCTTTTAAGAAACGATTAGATTCTGCTCCTAAACCAACAATTCCTTCTGCATAAGCTCCTGCATCTCCGAAATTTGCAAATGAAGTTTGGCCAGCAGCATAAATGTATTTGTTTAAGAATACATTAACTTGTAATGAAATTTGATGCATATCTAAGTCAAAATTACCATTTCTAGCAGCATCAATGTACCAATCTTGCTTTACAATTGTTTGAACTCCTTTAAATTTAAAACTTGTAGGTTCGGTAAAATCTGAAGTTGTACCTTCTTTATCTACATAATATTTTAATCCAACACCAAAAGTAGAAGTTAGGAAGTGAGCATCAGGACTCATTAAGAATCCTTTGTTTATTGTAGCATAGAAATTGTCGAATAATTTTTGTTCTAGAGAAAGATCAGGATAAATTAAAAAACCTCCTTTAGTATCAACTCCACCACCGCCACCAGCTCCAATTCCAAATTTAGCTTGGATATTAGTTTTATTTTTATTCATAGATACATGATAACCACCACCTAAGAAAATATCCATATAGCCAGCAGGAATTCCATGGAAAGCACCGTCTGCTCTAACAAAGAATAACCAATTTTTATCTAAAAAAGATATAAATTCAAAACCAGCCAATCTTATTGTTCTTCCTTTAATAGACTCTCCAGTAGAAAATTGCGAATCACCTCTAACTGATAAATTGTTTAAATGTACCATTAGAGAAATTCTGTTTGATTTAGTATTCCAATCACTATTTTTTAAGTCGTCAAAAGTGTATTTACTCTCTCTATTCTTAAAATCAGAATGATTAAAGTTTAAAGGTATTTGTATAGCAGCGTAAAACTGATTGCTATTTATAGTACCTCCATCGAAAAAGTCAACATAACTCCAACCAGAAGATATAGAGAAGTGCTTAAAATCATATCCTAAATTAAAGTGAGGTAAAATAAAAGCACCACCACCATCAGGAGCAGCAGCACCACCACCGCCGCCAAAATGAATTCCAGTATCAACAAAAAAGTTATTATAAAATTTATAGTTAATACCAGCATTAACTCCTAATGTAAAAAAACCACCTCTAACACCACCAACAGCTCCATAAAAACCTAAACCAGCATAGCTCCAATCATTTAGTTTTAAATTATAATGAATTCCTGTAAAATCCATATTAGGTTCGTTAATATCTGGCATATCGATGCTCAAAAAATCAAGTTGAGCAAAGCCTAACTGAGTTTTTTTCTGATGTGTTTCTTTATCTTGAGCATAAAAAAAATGAACGCTTAGTGATAAAAATAACACTAGCGTTCTTAATAAACTATTCGTCATTAGTAATTTAATAAGGTTTATGAATTTTTTGTCTTTTTCCATTAATATATGAAGCTACAAATGCATCTTCAAATCCGTAGTTTAATAATTGTTTTCTGAAGTTTTGGGCTTCTTTTAAAGTTTCAAATAAACCAATTGAATATCTTAAATAATCACTTTCAGATAAATTTCCAGCTATGGTTTTAGATAATAGAGGATATCTTTTTTCTGTAAAAGCTCCAATTTGAACTGAATAAATAGTTTTGCCCTTTATTCCATCTTTTATAGCGGAAATTTTACCATTTCCAGAAGCTCCTTCATCATCATATTCATCGCTATAGCTTTCATCTTGATAATTATCTGCATTTGCGGTTTGAACACTATCAATAATTCGATCGATCTGTTCTTGATTTAATG
This genomic stretch from Tenacibaculum jejuense harbors:
- a CDS encoding FKBP-type peptidyl-prolyl cis-trans isomerase encodes the protein MMKIKHILLIGIISILVYSCGDNDPVSTIDPNFDHAAQSTIDNDSLVKFFQNHYYDLDTDLVKPMEDGKTPLSQDPNLITQDVVETINGNDIDFKLYAYVRDEGTSSKGNPTVVDSVLVNYSGRKILDSERISPVQFDINTNLWFVLGSSVIRGWTFGMTNFKGGVNATMPNGPITYSGTGKGVLFIPSGLAYRNEGQPSGGILPNDILMFYVEMNDIVADTDIDNDGIPSILEDLDGDGRPWNDDTDGNGVPNFLDPDDDGDLVLTRNEDTMIEDGNPLNDFSDTDNPSLPDYLNPDIRKSKDN
- the smpB gene encoding SsrA-binding protein SmpB, which encodes MQKKINIQNKKARFEYEIIDKYTAGIQLTGTEIKSIRQSKARITESFCEFNERGELFVINMYIEEYAFGHHYNHNPKSERRLLLNKQELKKLAREVEAKGNTIVPLRLFINENGWAKLDIALAKGKKTHDKRNTIKDRDNKRDLARLKKNY
- a CDS encoding porin family protein, yielding MKKLIFTLCLLFAAVQFSEAQIGFGIKGGINYNSDSFKDVSDDIINGNAESRTGFHAGIWLRFKLPMTGWYIRPELVYTSLKSEVELNTTPATTKANYDFQKIDIPVLLGKKFFKIAYANIGPSFQYIIDGDLDFDAVSNIKADGFTVGLQLGGGIEIGKVGLDLRWERAFSDVESELISNVGGSNATANFDTRVNQIIIGLSYRF
- a CDS encoding tropomyosin; this translates as MPFLNDQELEDLQQEIKDLNSKNEDLENELNEKVEEIADVKSVSRNRNIILSFIAGISLALAYFAYQGKFGGPASKKSALNQEQIDRIIDSVQTANADNYQDESYSDEYDDEGASGNGKISAIKDGIKGKTIYSVQIGAFTEKRYPLLSKTIAGNLSESDYLRYSIGLFETLKEAQNFRKQLLNYGFEDAFVASYINGKRQKIHKPY
- a CDS encoding phosphoribosyltransferase family protein, translating into MTETNNIILNNTQIHQKIKRIAYQIYEVNHSENEVVIAGIANNGYLLAEKIVEELKVISDLSITLCKVNINKKNPLEEITTDISVNEYTNKSLVLVDDVLHSGTTLIYAVKHFLGVPLKKFKTAVLVNRNHKKYPIKADFKGISLSTSIKEHVVVEFNNNDIIAFLE
- a CDS encoding transketolase family protein — translated: MKKYTFTEKKDTRSGFGDGLTELGKTNPNVVALCADLTGSLKMNEFEKNHPDRFFQVGIAEANMMGIAAGLTIGGKIPFTGTFANFSTGRVYDQIRQSIAYSHKNVKICASHAGLTLGEDGATHQILEDIGLMKMLPGMTVINTCDYNQTKEATIAIAEHDGPVYLRFGRPKVPVFMPKGEFKIGKAIKLTEGTDVTIVATGHLVWESLLAAEALEKEGISAEVINIHTIKPLDEEAILASVAKTKCVVTAEEHNKLGGLGESVARCLAQNAPTPQEFVAVDDSFGESGTPDQLMKKYKINDEAVIAAVKKVIKRK
- a CDS encoding Maf family nucleotide pyrophosphatase, which translates into the protein MLKEKLAKYNIILASGSPRRQQFFLDLDLEFEIRLKEVEEIFPDHLKEAEITDFLADLKSKAFDNELKDNDILITSDTIVWLNDKALGKPKDYDDAFRMLQSLSNTGHKVITSVSIKGKNFQKIFHDIALVNFRKLTNEEIHYYIKNYEPFDKAGAYGIQDWIGKIGIHKIEGSYFNVMGLPVHKLYKELENL
- a CDS encoding RNA-binding S4 domain-containing protein, translating into MRIDKYLWCIRMFKTRNIATNACKKGQVKIDDKICKPSRDIFGGETITVRKNQINYKIIVLDIPPNRVGAKLVDLYRKDITPKEEFEKTELLKYAKDYYRKKGTGRPTKKDRRDIEDYYDTNEEDS
- a CDS encoding endonuclease, with the protein product MVKKLPFRIFLLLCIAITSNLIAQQSYYNDVDLNLTGTSLRDALAVKIINTHTNALDYTPGIWEASRATDVNPLNSSEVLLIYGYSASGTTSRTRGINNNGGSNGEWNREHVFANSLGNPDLDASGTNGPPYADAHNLRPSDTQVNSSRGNKRFATGSGNSGAVTNGWYPGDEWKGDVARIIMYMYLRYGDQCKPTQVGVGNSSGTPDDMIDLFLQWNAEDPVSDVEKQRNTFHENTSNTYAQGNRNPFIDNPRLATRIWGGPNAEDIWGIYSSSDTEAPTVPTNLMGNNITTSSIDISWTASTDNVNVTSYDIFVDGSLATNVTSTNYTLNNLTSNTTYTITVLAKDAVGNQSAQTAPITPKTLEDTEAPTTPSNVVISNQTDTTFKVSWSASTDNTGVSEYEIYLDGTLNGTSMNTEYTANGLIASTTYNVQVLAKDVVGNSSSLSTGVDATTTDGGTSSANELFFSEYVEGSSNNKALEIANVTSNPINLSSYSIRRNGNGGSSWSSPLNLSGTIASGDVYVIINGNASLQKLIDEADLIHPNTSATNNGIPINFNGNDPVGLFKNDVLIDIIGTFNGGPSNFAKDKTLRRKLTVVNPNTTFDLTNEWEEFSRDNVENIGIHNTATASVEDEILKQIKVFPNPAINGTIKIQNKSSIIIKRLSVFSIDGKEVFNSSKNLNENTIFIKNLQTGIYFLKIKTDSGDKHQKILVK
- a CDS encoding carboxypeptidase-like regulatory domain-containing protein; translated protein: MLKKIFFVVLILIVSNIDAQEKKLKGQVVHADTKKPLSASHILNLNTVIGTITNEEGLFEITAKANDTVLVSFLGFESIKLKVTNDLLKGNELEIALNEKPEEVKEIIIKSTKLIGVLEVDIKQVPKDKFTRIHLNGLPQTYEVGRPQKISSPIAKLLNPVDLVYNLFGKKPKQLKKLQKLKKEDDLRKMLAGKFDREVMMEYLEMDKQQLTKLLDDCDYSEYFIKKASDLQLIEAVLNCYENYKAIKKGKIERDRIPRKN
- a CDS encoding shikimate kinase → MKIILLGYMGSGKSTIGKSISEHENLPFIDLDHYIESKLNKSISEIFDLEGEIFFRLKEHEYLKELLNREDDFILSLGGGTPCYAGNMDVINSMGVNSIYLRTSIQTIVGRLKDEKESRPLVAKLNDEELHEFIAKHLFERSFFYEQALHKVNTSDKNVDEIISDIKAILKKQ